GCATCTGCATTGACCTCTGCCCGGAGAAGGTGTTCATCGCGGAGAAGCCCCTGCTTAAGGCCAGGGTTGTGGACCTGCCCGCCTGCACCGGCTGCCGCCTCTGCGAGTGGCTGTGCACAGACTGGGCTATCAACGTGGTGGTGAAATAGCATGACC
This genomic stretch from Dehalococcoidia bacterium harbors:
- a CDS encoding 4Fe-4S binding protein — translated: MPTKPPSALRKARDIQVVVNEQRCRSCGICIDLCPEKVFIAEKPLLKARVVDLPACTGCRLCEWLCTDWAINVVVK